One window of Scheffersomyces stipitis CBS 6054 chromosome 1, whole genome shotgun sequence genomic DNA carries:
- the NUP145 gene encoding Nucleoporin NUP145 precursor (Nuclear pore protein NUP145) Contains: Nucleoporin NUP145N (N-NUP145) Nucleoporin NUP145C (C-NUP145) codes for MFGSTNTGNNNWGASTGFAKSSSFSGLSGGSNSLFGNSGGASSNTNSAAGTLFGSTNATNPTSGQGSAVSGGLFGNSKTASTGMSSGLFESSKRQAPSGTFGNPTNNTATASGGLFGNSGNTVPTSGGLFGNSSTNNAISGAGLFGSNAVGSGIGSIQKQNQNIGGGLFGSSNANVGSSLFGAPQQQTTYQPTINTSNPYSYDKVLTNLQTTLSGMPESITNNLVAEDEAKDTGDRKRRFSYLEKKSSDKPQSSLLGKLGRTFRVFRNSAASTGLSSIRGLFTDSNYTKSNINQSILPKQQASGGPKNGVSKPSFRSSVDSRRMGSIKKLIIKSKPSKFHLIDADRVINTKRARLANVTNLGNDILPDKYSSDEDSEGESEQNTQKGFSRYPYNILKDDDVKNKSNSKTIIGKSVELTEEVEEESSIKYNKDGYWSSPSIDELSSMSLEELSSIDNFILGRKGFGQLAYNFPVDLSLTMQSAQSNRVSLEKELFGNTFQLERMIVLLYTNDAHNKPPIGMGLNVPATVTLEGAKPREGVPVGDYIKQLKLQKGMEFVTYDPITFVWVSKVKHFSVWGLIEDDGTELSKKYMEMKRKQDEYEETAELEYSRVYENREYLQEIKKQKLLNQTIAVPGGWKYANTTQQSPLDFKRKLLNNEINSQLDLHRKENVVNELSHVSDITLDSDENDRSVSPDSIVFAENEDLSDGGNNFDYLKQLVGNLPADVDMDEIVNEKAYEPEIVNDAVFDSIQIWPNLATSEDWIVQLKLANDMNSALAQSFGDSEGAKKQISPEDIDAVLFADFNRESLKKDQISTPSRDNKLAVIEDIEPQVDDEIFPNNISRILYDFLTKTIIETRTNSYPKVVETSGLSFVSLITNDSVKDEKQLFSLGASLFDKLSTEKYTELEQNIVNYLNETGRKRAFNIWLKEYNSNDIEILISQVQSNSLELIFVYVCAGDLKEAINIALESNNSHLSVILTLTDSNDDAVRGIASQQLKAWRDSSSLHLIPSPVVKIYKILSGEFDDFVNELPWNINLALKLYYGDESAKLHEVLNDSLERSDNAASQASEVIDILQVYCSFQTDGKDKALKKLISSSLNSKLKWFFFKVISSDVVDTTFDGISLSFGMYLESVKLWKEAIFVYSHLSDDEQSKNKLRDVVISSIKNINSDDKNYLVSVLKVPTGLLSEAIGISKGADGDHWGECEAFIDAQLWENAHFVIITKLGPHVVISKNKNAENSLLELISRFPQKGTIISTWNSGAGIYEKYIALTRDENNIEVLRFLLSNIPLAKEISSFETKSALKIISRKVGDVAIEKRSDVDGVEGKVQQLYLGESEKKYFSVRLQTDNV; via the exons ATGTTTGGCTCCACAAATACAGGCAACAATAACTGGGGGGCTTCTACCGGATTTGCCAAGTCGTCGTCATTTAGCGGACTTTCTGGTGGCTCTAATAGTCTCTTTGGGAACTCTGGTGGGGCTTCATCAAACACAAATTCAGCTGCTGGAACACTTTTTGGATCAACAAACGCCACCAACCCAACTTCGGGGCAGGGTTCTGCCGTTTCCGGGGGTCTCTTCGGCAACTCTAAA ACTGCTTCAACGGGAATGTCGTCAGGTTTGTTTGAGTCTTCAAAACGACAGGctccttctggaacttTTGGAAATCCCACCAATAACACAGCTACAGCATCCGGAGGACTCTTTGGAAACTCGGGCAATACAGTGCCGACATCAGGAGGACTCTTTGGAAATAGCTCTACTAATAATGCCATTTCTGGTGCCGGTCTTTTTGGTTCTAATGCTGTTGGAAGCGGAATCGGATCAATACagaaacaaaatcaaaacaTAGGTGGAGGTCTTTTTGGATCTTCTAATGCTAATGTAGGTTCTAGTTTGTTTGGTGCTCCTCAGCAGCAGACTACTTATCAGCCTACTATAAATACCAGTAACCCCTATTCATATGATAAGGTGCTAACCAACCTCCAGACAACGTTGTCGGGAATGCCGGAGTCTATAACTAACAACCTCGTAGCAGAAGACGAAGCAAAAGATACTGGAGACAGAAAAAGGCGATTCTcatacttggaaaagaaatcCAGCGATAAGCCTCAATCAAGTCTATTGGGAAAGTTAGGTAGAACGTTCCGGGTGTTCAGAAACTCGGCTGCTAGTACTGGACTTTCTAGTATCAGGGGTTTGTTTACAGACTCCAACTATACGAAGTCTAACATAAACCAGAGCATATTGCCAAAACAGCAAGCCTCTGGAGGACCCAAAAATGGAGTGTCCAAACCTTCTTTCCGTTCTTCCGTCGATTCACGTCGTATGGGCtctatcaagaagttgatcatAAAATCCAAGCCATCAAAGTTCCATTTGATAGATGCCGACAGGGTAATCAATACCAAGAGAGCTAGATTGGCAAATGTAACCAACTTGGGCAACGATATTTTGCCAGACAAGTACTCCAGTGATGAAGATAGTGAAGGCGAACTGGAGCAAAACACTCAGAAGGGCTTTTCTAGATATCCGTACaatatcttgaaagatGACGATGTAAAGAACAAGTCTAATCTGAAGACTATCATCGGCAAAAGTGTGGAACTtactgaagaagtagaagaagaaagttctATAAAATACAACAAAGACGGCTACTGGTCGTCTCCTTCTATTGATGAGCTCTCTTCCATGTCTTTGGAAGAGTTATCGTCCATAGATAACTTcattcttggaagaaaggGATTTGGACAACTAGCCTACAATTTCCCTGTGGACTTGTCTCTTACAATGCAAAGTGCTCAGTCCAATAGAGTACTGTTGGAAAAAGAGCTTTTTGGCAATAccttccaacttgaaagaatgattgttcttctctataCTAATGATGCTCATAATAAGCCACCTATAGGTATGGGACTCAATGTTCCTGCTACAGTGACTTTAGAAGGTGCAAAGCCCAGGGAGGGCGTTCCAGTAGGAGATTACatcaagcaattgaagcTCCAGAAAGGTATGGAGTTTGTCACCTATGACCCCATCACTTTTGTATGGGTGTCCAAAGTCAAACATTTCAGTGTGTGGGGTTTgattgaagatgatggaacTGAACTCTCTAAGAAGTACATGGAAATGAAGAGAAAACAAGACgaatatgaagaaactgcTGAGTTGGAATACTCCAGAGTCTACGAGAATCGTGAGTACCTTcaggaaatcaagaaacagaagctTCTCAATCAGACCATAGCTGTACCCGGTGGTTGGAAATATGCCAATACTACACAGCAAAGTCCGTTAGATTTCAAGAGAAAGCTTCTTAACAATGAGATCAACAGCCAATTGGATTTACATAGAAAGGAAAATGTTGTTAATGAGTTGTCACATGTCAGCGATATAACACTTGACTCAGATGAAAACGACAGATCTGTCTCACCAGACAGTATTGTGTTTGCTGAGAATGAAGACTTGTCCGATGGTGGAAACAACTTTGACTATTTAAAACAATTGGTGGGTAACCTCCCTGCCGATGTTGATATGGATGAGATCGTCAATGAGAAGGCTTATGAGCCAGAAATTGTTAACGATGCCGTATTCGATAGCATTCAGATTTGGCCCAACTTGGCTACTTCAGAAGATTGGATTGTccagttgaagttggcGAATGACATGAACAGTGCCTTGGCTCAGTCTTTTGGAGACTCTGAAGGAGCCAAGAAACAAATCTCCCCTGAAGATATCGATGCCGTCTTGTTTGCTGATTTCAATAGAGAATCGTTAAAGAAGGATCaaatttcaactccaagcagagacaacaaattggCTGTgattgaagatattgaacCACAGGTTGATGACGAGATTTTCCCCAACAACATTTCTAGAATCCTCTATGATTTTTTGACCAAAACAATTATTGAAACCAGGACTAACTCTTACCCTAAAGTTGTAGAGACATCTGGTTTGTCGTTTGTCAGTCTCATTACTAATGATCTGGTGAAGGATGAGAAACAACTCTTTTCACTCGGTGCCTCACTTTTCGACAAATTGTCCACCGAGAAGTATACCgaacttgaacaaaataTAGTGAACTACTTGAATGAAACAGGAAGGAAGAGAGCTTTCAATATTTGGTTGAAAGAGTACAATTCGAACGATATTGAGATTCTCATTAGCCAAGTTCAGTCCAATTCCTTGGAACTCATTTTTGTATATGTTTGTGCTGGtgacttgaaggaagccATCAACATAGCCCTAGAATCTAACAATTCGCATTTGTCTGTTATCTTGACCTTAACAGACTCCAATGATGATGCGGTGAGGGGCATCGCTAGTCAACAACTAAAGGCATGGAGAGACTCTTCATCATTACACTTGATACCTAGTCCTGTTGTCAAGATCTATAAGATTTTGTCAGGCGAATTTGATGACTTTGTCAATGAATTGCCCTGGaacatcaacttggcttTGAAATTATACTATGGAGATGAAAGTGCCAAGTTGCATGAAGTTCTTAATGATTCACTTGAGAGATCTGATAATGCTGCCTCTCAAGCTAGTGAAGTTATTGATATTTTGCAAGTTTACTGCAGTTTCCAAACCGATGGTAAGGATAAAGCGctaaagaaattgatcaGCTCATCGTTGAATAGCAAGTTGAAGTggtttttcttcaaagtgatttcttcagatgTTGTCGATACTACGTTTGATGGCATTTCCTTGTCGTTTGGGATGTATTTGGAGAGTGTCAAGTTGTGGAAAGAAGCAATTTTTGTCTACTCCCATTTGTCGGATGACGAACAGAGCAAAAACAAATTGAGAGATGTAGTGATTTCTAGTATCAAGAACATTAACAGTGACGACAAGAATTATTTGGTCTCGGTGTTGAAGGTGCCCACTGGTTTGCTTTCAGAAGCTATTGGCATCAGCAAAGGAGCTGATGGTGACCACTGGGGTGAATGCGAAGCTTTCATAGATGCCCAGTTGTGGGAGAATGCACATTTCGTGATCATAACGAAGTTGGGTCCGCATGTGGTcatttccaagaacaagaacgCAGAAAACAGCTTGCTTGAGTTGATTTCTCGCTTTCCCCAGAAAGGTACGATTATCTCTACATGGAACAGCGGGGCCGGAATCTATGAAAAGTACATTGCCTTGACCAGAGATGAGAACAACATAGAAGTGTTAAGgttcttgttgtcgaaTATTCCCTTAGCTAAGGAAATCTCTAGCTTTGAAACCAAGAGTGCTCTCAAGATCATTTCTAGAAAGGTTGGGGATGTTGCTATAGAAAAGAGAAGCGATGTTGACGGTGTTGAAGGTAAGGTCCAGCAGTTATATCTTGGTGAAAGTGAGAAGAAATACTTTTCCGTGAGACTCCAGACAGATAATGTATGA
- the NEP35 gene encoding nuclear ATPase, which translates to MAPSIEVSKTQLQAPEPEHCPGPESEQAGKDDACEGCPNQDICSSQLPKGPDPDLPHINKRLAQIDHKILVLSGKGGVGKSTFTSMLSWALAADEDIEVGAMDLDICGPSLPRMLGAEGESVHQSNSGLSPVYVADNLGLMSISFMLPDPDSAIIWRGAKKNGLIKQFLKDVNWGEHLDYLVVDTPPGTSDEHLSVTTYMKEVGIDGALIVTTPQEVALLDVRKEINFCRKAGIKILGLVENMSGFVCPNCKGESQIFKATTGGGKQLCKELDIKFLGSVPLDPRIGRACDSGECFFDSYADSPAATAILDVVDALRDQVELNMGKLSLS; encoded by the coding sequence ATGGCACCCTCTATAGAAGTTTCGAAGACTCAGTTACAGGCACCAGAGCCGGAACATTGTCCGGGTCCGGAATCAGAGCAAGCGGGCAAAGACGACGCGTGTGAGGGATGCCCCAATCAAGACATATGTTCTTCACAGCTACCTAAGGGGCCCGATCCTGATTTACCACACATCAACAAACGTTTAGCGCAGATAGACCACAAGATCTTGGTTCTTTCAGGAAAAGGAGGGGTGGGGAAGCTGACTTTCACGTCTATGTTGTCGTGGGCCCTAGCTGCCGACGAAGATATCGAAGTCGGAGCTATGGATTTGGATATCTGTGGGCCATCGCTCCCTCGCATGTTGGGAGCTGAGGGTGAGTCCGTGCATCAGTCGAACTCTGGATTGTCACCAGTTTATGTCGCCGACAACTTGGGGTTGATGAGCATCTCGTTTATGCTTCCGGATCCGGATTCGGCGATTATCTGGCGTGGTGCTAAGAAGAACGGCTTAATCAAGCAGTTTTTGAAGGATGTCAATTGGGGGGAGCATCTTGATTATTTGGTAGTAGATACACCACCAGGGACGTCTGATGAACATCTCTCAGTAACAACGTACATGAAGGAAGTAGGCATCGACGGTGCACTCATAGTGACGACTCCACAGGAAGTAGCGTTGCTCGATGTGAGGAAGGAAATCAATTTCTGTAGAAAAGCCGGTATCAAAATCTTGGGCTTGGTTGAAAACATGTCGGGATTTGTGTGCCCCAACTGTAAAGGAGAATCTCAGATATTCAAGGCAACTACCGGTGGAGGTAAGCAGTTGTGTAAGGAGTTGGATATTAAGTTCTTGGGCTCGGTACCTTTGGATCCTCGCATAGGCAGGGCCTGTGACTCAGGAGAATGTTTCTTTGATAGCTACGCTGACTCCCCTGCGGCCACGGCGATCTTGGATGTAGTGGATGCCTTGCGGGACCAGGTTGAGCTTAATATGGGAAAATTGTCTCTTCTGTAA
- a CDS encoding predicted protein, whose protein sequence is MSPIASNDKNLQQELIDQIITQNPLFSKSRLVSLYSNFGKLQQLNPEGYQANISAWTSLLHDICSNNGIGDSNISLTTHNSSLAHSLAVFPYGEPKSLDLVLDELVSNNKMVPYSLYIAHKGSYLKVINPSAILDLFSPANWVRYGLRSIGIGNYKIVDSSGTLIDERYVSWELLTKLAEKLYNYVRKEITKAGSSVTSKLFGFLSLYEFLRSKDDSLTELDLSIVLLYWSRDTEKCQTRQEINETYIKFDKEPITDSEVEIVNVKSAILNLKKRNTSLESKIEEIETTMKSVLTIKSKSEQKDRLRYLLGLKNVFTKSLNSSYSSYSELSSILLKIEDSHLNSEIYAQLVSSSKLLKDLNSKIEISDIDDVKLAIEEEMTKTDEISSSLEQAHIEDSEIEEELEKLHKEESETNEEDSLLNKLENLKINNDSTQNIDSDSTPRIDEQETSSNQVELMAT, encoded by the coding sequence ATGCTGCCTATAGCTAGCAATGACAAGAACCTACAACAGGAGCTTATAGACCAGATCATTACACAAAACCCTCTCTTCTCCAAATCGAGATTGGTCTCTCTCTACTCCAACTTTGGCAAGCTTCAACAGTTGAATCCAGAAGGATATCAGGCTAACATCAGTGCCTGGACCTCGCTTCTTCACGATATCTGTTCGAATAATGGCATTGGCGACTCGAACATCTCACTAACGACGCATAATCTGAGTTTGGCGCATAGTCTAGCGGTTTTTCCGTATGGAGAACCCAAAAGCTTGGACTTGGTATTAGATGAGCTTGTTtcaaacaacaagatggtACCCTACTCTTTGTATATTGCTCATAAGGGAAGCTATTTGAAAGTGATAAACCCGCTGGCTATTCTTGACTTATTTTCTCCAGCAAATTGGGTACGCTACGGACTTCGTTCCATCGGTATAGGAAACTATAAGATTGTGGATAGTAGTGGTACTCTTATAGACGAAAGATATGTTTCGTGGGAATTGCTTACGAAGTTAGCAGAAAAGCTCTACAACTACGTCCGAAAAGAAATTACTAAAGCTGGCAGTTCAGTCACAAGTAAATTGTTCGGTTTCTTGTCACTATACGAATTTTTGCGCTCTAAGGACGATTCCTTGACCGAACTAGATCTTTCCATAGTTTTGCTTTATTGGTCTAGAGACACAGAAAAGTGCCAAACGAGACAAGAGATTAATGAGACTTACATAAAATTTGATAAGGAGCCAATAACTGATCTGGAAGTTGAGATTGTGAATGTCAAATCTGCTATactcaacttgaagaagaggaacaCAAGTTTGGAATCCAAGAtcgaagaaattgaaaccaCAATGAAGTCTGTATTGACGATCAAGAGTAAAAGTGAACAGAAGGATAGACTTCGATATCTACTTGGCCTCAAGAACGTATTCACCAAGTCTTTGAATCTGAGTTATTCGTCTTATAGTGAGTTGAGCTCGATTCTCTTGAAAATCGAAGATTCCCATTTGAATTCCGAGATTTATGCCCAGCTTGTTAGCAGCtcaaaattgttgaaagatttgAATTCAAAGATCGAGATCAGCGACATTGATGATGTTAAACTTGCCATTGAGGAAGAAATGACAAAGACAGACGAGATTTCGCTGTCTCTAGAACAGGCTCATATCGAAGACTCGGAAATAGAAGAGGAACTAGAGAAGTTACATAAGgaagaatctgaaactAATGAAGAGGACTCCTTGTTAAACAAACTtgagaatttgaagatcaacaatgacagtaCTCAAAATATCGATAGTGACAGTACTCCAAGGATAGACGaacaagaaacttcttcgaACCAGGTCGAACTAATGGCTACTTAA
- the VAC8 gene encoding vacuole memebrane protein required for vacuole inheritance: protein MGICCSCLKGRSGDGSQTQLLLAENEREAISALLQYLENRSDVDFFSNGPLRALSTLVYSENIDLQRSAALAFAEITEKDVREVNRDVLEPILILLQSTDSEVQRAACGALGNLAVNTENKILIVEMGGLEPLIRQMMSTNIEVQCNAVGCITNLATQDDNKSKIAKSGALIPLTKLAKSKDIRVQRNATGALLNMTHSGENRQELVNAGAVPVLVSLLSNDDADVQYYCTTALSNIAVDEANRKKLASTEPKLVGQLVNLMDSPSPRVQCQATLALRNLASDSGYQVEIVRAGGLPHLVQLLTCNHQHLVLAAVACIRNISIHPLNEALIIEAGFLKPLVSLLDYTDSEEIQCHAVSTLRNLAASSEKNRTALLAAGAVDKCKELVLKVPLSVQSEISACFAILALADDLKPKLYESHIIDVLIPLTFSENGEVCGNSAAALANLCSRVSNDHKQYILNNWSQPDEGIYGFLIRFLQSGSATFEHIALWTILQLLESNNLEINSLIKENESILSGIKNLSASQQQAQSQSQLNQQTSEDQFDDPKVELFNLTQQILQILG from the coding sequence ATGGGTATCTGCTGTAGTTGCTTGAAAGGCCGTCTGGGCGACGGTAGTCAAACACAGCTCCTTTTGGCcgaaaatgaaagagaagCAATCTCTGCCTTGTTGCAATACTTAGAAAATCGTCTGGACGTAGACTTTTTCTCAAACGGCCCCTTAAGGGCTCTCAGCACTTTGGTGTATTCGGAAAATATCGACTTGCAAAGGTCTGCAGCTCTTGCATTTGCCGAAATCACCGAGAAGGATGTCCGTGAAGTCAACAGAGACGTTTTAGAGCCGATACTCATTCTTTTGCAAAGTACCGACTCAGAAGTGCAGAGAGCGGCCTGCGGAGCCTTAGGCAACTTGGCTGTTAACACCGAAAACAAGATTCTAATCGTGGAAATGGGCGGATTAGAACCTTTGATCAGACAGATGATGTCGACCAACATAGAAGTACAATGTAATGCTGTAGGCTGCATCACTAACTTGGCTACCCAAGACGAcaacaagtccaagatAGCAAAGAGTGGAGCTCTTATTCCGTTAACCAAATTGGCAAAGTCAAAGGATATCAGGGTGCAGAGAAATGCCACTGGTGCTCTTTTGAACATGACCCATTCCGGCGAAAACAGACAAGAGTTAGTTAATGCTGGAGCTGTGCCTGTATTGGTATCGTTATTATCTAACGATGATGCCGATGTCCAATACTACTGTACTACCGCCTTATCCAACATAGCTGTAGATGAAGCCAACCGTAAGAAACTCGCCAGTACAGAGCCCAAACTCGTAGGTCAATTGGTCAACTTAATGGACTCTCCATCCCCCAGAGTACAATGTCAAGCTACACTTGCCTTGAGAAACTTGGCTTCCGACTCTGGATACCAGGTTGAAATCGTCAGAGCTGGTGGATTACCTCATTTAGTCCAGTTGTTGACGTGTAATCACCAGCATTTGGTACTCGCTGCTGTAGCATGTATTAGAAACATTTCTATACATCCCTTGAACGAGGCCTTGATCATCGAAGCGGGTTTCTTAAAACCATTGGTAAGTTTGCTTGACTACACAGACAGTGAAGAAATCCAGTGCCATGCTGTTTCGACGTTGAGAAACTTAGCTGCATCTAGTGAAAAGAACAGAACAGCTTTGTTAGCTGCTGGAGCTGTAGACAAATGTAAGGAATTGGTATTGAAGGTGCCATTATCAGTGCAGCTGGAAATTTCTGCTTGTTTTGCCATTTTAGCCTTGGCTGACGATTTAAAGCCAAAGTTATACGAAAGTCACATTATTGATGTTCTTATTCCTTTGACATTCAGCGAAAACGGTGAAGTTTGTGGTAACTCAGCAGCCGCGTTAGCCAATTTATGTTCTAGAGTATCCAACGACCACAAACAATatatcttgaacaactggTCTCAGCCAGATGAAGGTATCTATGGGTTCTTGATCAGATTCTTGCAGAGTGGAAGTGCCACCTTTGAGCACATTGCATTGTGGACCATCTTACAGCTCTTGGAATCCAACAACCTCGAgatcaactcgttgatcaaAGAAAACGAATCCATCCTTTCAGGCATAAAGAATTTGAGTGCATCTCAACAACAGGCACAATCACAATCACAGTTGAATCAGCAAACCAGTGAAGATCAGTTCGATGATCCAAAAGTGgaactcttcaacttgacacAACAAATCTTGCAAATCTTAGGATAA